One genomic region from Terriglobus aquaticus encodes:
- the rimM gene encoding ribosome maturation factor RimM (Essential for efficient processing of 16S rRNA) encodes MTTPSQTDWTLLAQAVRPQGRRGEILCDLHTDFPDRFADRRELFLRRGTAEPTPVQLENHWLPTGNSAGRVVLKFAGVDSIEAAEALAGAEIVVPTSQRVALGPDEFYISDLQGCTLVNVAGGDGPDDLGTITDVHFATDRNGRKLENATPVLVVEKPNGDEILIPLALEFLRNPDLANRRIEMALPGGLVEANG; translated from the coding sequence GTGACAACGCCGTCCCAAACCGATTGGACCCTGCTTGCCCAGGCCGTTCGCCCACAGGGTCGCCGCGGCGAGATCCTGTGCGATCTCCACACCGACTTCCCGGACCGGTTTGCCGACCGCCGGGAGCTCTTCCTGCGCCGCGGCACCGCCGAGCCCACCCCCGTTCAGCTTGAGAATCATTGGTTGCCGACGGGTAACTCCGCCGGCCGGGTCGTTCTGAAGTTCGCCGGTGTCGACAGCATCGAAGCTGCGGAAGCCCTTGCGGGCGCCGAAATCGTCGTTCCGACCAGCCAGCGCGTCGCCCTCGGGCCAGACGAGTTCTACATCAGCGATCTCCAGGGTTGCACCCTGGTCAATGTGGCAGGCGGGGACGGCCCTGACGACCTGGGCACCATCACCGACGTCCACTTCGCAACCGACCGCAACGGCAGAAAGCTCGAAAATGCCACCCCCGTTCTGGTCGTAGAAAAGCCGAACGGCGACGAGATTCTCATTCCGCTGGCGTTGGAGTTCCTACGCAACCCCGACCTGGCAAATCGACGGATCGAGATGGCGCTTCCCGGCGGCCTGGTCGAAGCCAATGGCTGA
- the trmD gene encoding tRNA (guanosine(37)-N1)-methyltransferase TrmD encodes MADEAANRSRTALRFDILTIFPEFFSSVLCYGVVARALQTGIATVHTTDLRDFTTDRHRTVDDRPFGGGEGMVLKPEPIFAAADALGITPKPNRDTKRETVIMLTPQGRPFTQAVARTLALTERVVLLCGRYEGVDQRVIDHLCDRQLSIGDYVLSGGELAAAAVVDATVRLLPGVLGNADSSHYESFGLSADGAAADADTPLAVSPAAGLLDYPHYTRPAEFRGWAIPDVLAGGNHTEIRRWRRERALETTLQNRPDLLREEDLTREDRKILGKLRAAAPSATPHRTD; translated from the coding sequence ATGGCTGACGAGGCCGCAAACCGCTCGCGCACCGCCCTCCGTTTCGACATCCTGACCATCTTTCCAGAGTTCTTCTCGAGCGTCCTCTGCTACGGCGTTGTCGCCCGCGCCCTTCAGACGGGTATCGCGACGGTCCACACCACCGATCTCCGCGACTTCACCACCGATCGCCACCGTACCGTGGACGATCGCCCTTTCGGTGGCGGCGAGGGCATGGTGCTCAAGCCCGAACCAATCTTTGCCGCCGCCGACGCGCTCGGGATCACGCCGAAGCCCAACCGCGACACCAAGCGCGAGACCGTCATCATGCTCACGCCGCAGGGACGGCCGTTTACCCAGGCAGTCGCCCGCACGTTAGCGCTAACGGAGCGCGTCGTTCTGCTGTGCGGGCGCTATGAGGGAGTGGACCAGCGCGTCATCGACCACCTCTGCGACCGGCAACTTTCCATTGGGGACTACGTGCTCTCCGGTGGCGAACTCGCAGCCGCGGCAGTGGTGGACGCGACCGTCCGCCTGCTTCCCGGCGTTCTCGGCAATGCGGATTCATCCCACTACGAAAGCTTCGGCCTTTCAGCGGACGGCGCCGCCGCCGACGCGGACACACCGCTCGCCGTCAGCCCCGCCGCCGGCCTGCTGGATTACCCGCATTACACCCGCCCGGCCGAGTTCCGCGGCTGGGCGATCCCGGATGTTCTCGCAGGCGGCAATCACACGGAAATCCGCCGCTGGAGGCGAGAACGCGCCCTGGAAACCACCTTGCAGAATCGCCCCGACCTGCTCCGCGAGGAAGATCTCACTCGCGAAGACCGCAAGATCCTGGGGAAACTCAGGGCAGCTGCTCCGTCCGCAACCCCTCACCGGACCGATTGA
- the rplS gene encoding 50S ribosomal protein L19 encodes MSIHPIMQKLADKLQRTDLPEFAPGDTVRVQVKIKEGDKERLQAFEGMCIARKNGPQGSFTVRKMSFGQGVERIFPFNSKVVDKVEKVRSYEVRRAKLFYLRGLRGKAARLREVGRTA; translated from the coding sequence ATGTCGATTCACCCCATCATGCAAAAGCTGGCAGACAAGCTCCAGCGCACCGATCTGCCCGAGTTCGCCCCCGGCGACACTGTCCGCGTGCAGGTGAAGATCAAGGAAGGCGACAAGGAGCGTCTGCAGGCGTTTGAGGGCATGTGCATCGCCCGCAAGAACGGACCGCAGGGTAGCTTCACCGTCCGCAAAATGAGCTTCGGCCAAGGCGTCGAGCGCATTTTCCCGTTCAACTCCAAGGTCGTCGACAAGGTCGAGAAGGTTCGCTCGTACGAAGTACGCCGCGCCAAGCTTTTCTACCTGCGCGGTCTGCGTGGCAAGGCTGCCCGTCTCCGCGAAGTGGGCCGCACCGCCTAG
- a CDS encoding superoxide dismutase, with translation MTGRREFLKMSGLAAGALALSPSIRAWAAEASQAVATHAIGVLPPLGYAPDSLEPFIDAQTMSIHHDKHHKAYVDNLVKAIGDDPKLSAMPVEALVANLQVVPEDKRTAVRNQGGGHANHSLFWPSLAKNNGALPKGDLAAAIDKSFGSFAGFQTAFTKAALAQFGSGWAFLAMKRGGEVGVAQMANQDSPLGLGMFPIMGIDVWEHAYYLKYQNRRPEYVQAFYNVINWDFAQERYAALKKV, from the coding sequence ATGACAGGTCGTCGCGAGTTCTTGAAGATGTCAGGTTTGGCGGCAGGCGCTCTGGCGCTCTCGCCTTCCATTCGGGCGTGGGCCGCTGAGGCTTCGCAAGCCGTTGCAACGCACGCAATCGGGGTTTTGCCGCCGCTCGGCTATGCACCGGACTCGCTGGAGCCGTTCATCGATGCGCAGACCATGTCGATTCACCACGACAAGCACCACAAGGCCTACGTGGACAACCTGGTGAAGGCGATCGGGGACGATCCGAAGCTGTCGGCCATGCCCGTTGAAGCTCTAGTGGCAAACCTGCAAGTGGTACCGGAGGATAAGCGGACCGCCGTACGCAACCAGGGCGGTGGACATGCGAACCATTCGCTGTTCTGGCCATCGCTGGCGAAGAACAACGGTGCGCTGCCGAAGGGTGATCTGGCCGCGGCCATCGACAAGAGCTTCGGTAGCTTTGCGGGATTTCAGACGGCCTTCACCAAGGCCGCTCTCGCCCAGTTCGGTAGTGGGTGGGCTTTTTTGGCGATGAAACGCGGTGGTGAGGTCGGCGTTGCACAGATGGCCAACCAGGACTCTCCGCTCGGCCTCGGCATGTTTCCGATCATGGGGATCGACGTGTGGGAGCACGCCTATTACCTGAAGTACCAGAACCGCCGGCCGGAGTACGTGCAGGCGTTCTACAACGTCATCAACTGGGACTTTGCTCAGGAGCGGTACGCCGCGCTAAAGAAGGTTTAG
- a CDS encoding transferrin receptor-like dimerization domain-containing protein — MRRLAVLAVAAVLIQPLLSLTAQQAQAANGTPDTSKPLQGFTAADSATERQWEAKFQALPDAKKISDNLHLLAAHPHNVGSAAQRANAEWLLKQYQSWGWDAKIEQFDVLYPTPKTRVLELTGPKPYKARLSEPEVAEDPYTHDKSPAMPPYNIYAADGDVTAPLIYVNYGNKADYEELDRYGVSVKGAIVIARYGGGWRGLKPKLAAMHGAVGCIIYSDPADDGFGTGDVIPSGPMRPEWGVQRGSVADTTLYAGDPLTPGVASVPGAKRLAIADSKVIMPIPTIPVSWGDAQPLLASLQGRTVPAGWRGALPLTYKFGPSASKVHLKIESDWGTKPVLDVVATLKGSEEPETWIVRGNHYDGWVNGADDPISGQSAMIEEARALGELHKQGWQPKRTLVYASWDGEEPGLLGSTEWAEAHADELTKHGAIYINSDENGRGFFGAQGSQSYELLVNDVVREMTDPESHTSVFARQKAAQQAGRGRGGARPDAGEARATVALGPAGSGSDYAGFVDHLGVASINIGFGGEDHSGTYHSAYDTPWHWDQFADKDQVYGKLFAQTAGTMVMRVADADVMPLSFHELALTVRDYSENLKSEVKDLRQAAERRNRALQAGAYKLADDPKNPLLPPPALPVPPQMDFSTLDAAVSRLDAAATKYGSVSANAAALSSAQRLTLNNDLAVAERKLLSDAGLPGRPWVKHLLYAPGTYTGYGASTLPGVREAVEDGRYDEAQQQLGVLVQALTNEAAYIEKLAGEAGGQ, encoded by the coding sequence ATGCGTCGTCTTGCTGTCCTTGCCGTGGCTGCCGTTCTGATTCAGCCGCTTTTGTCGCTCACCGCACAGCAGGCACAGGCCGCCAACGGCACGCCAGACACCAGCAAGCCGCTCCAGGGTTTCACCGCAGCGGACTCCGCCACGGAACGCCAGTGGGAAGCGAAGTTTCAGGCGCTGCCCGACGCAAAGAAGATCAGCGACAACCTGCACCTGCTGGCCGCGCACCCGCACAACGTTGGTTCCGCCGCCCAGCGTGCCAACGCCGAATGGCTCCTGAAGCAGTACCAGTCCTGGGGATGGGACGCCAAAATCGAGCAGTTTGACGTGCTCTACCCCACGCCGAAGACGCGCGTCCTGGAACTCACCGGGCCCAAGCCGTACAAGGCGCGGCTCAGCGAACCCGAAGTCGCCGAAGATCCGTACACCCACGACAAGAGCCCGGCCATGCCGCCGTACAACATCTACGCCGCCGACGGCGACGTGACCGCTCCGCTCATCTACGTCAACTATGGCAACAAGGCCGACTATGAAGAACTGGACCGCTATGGCGTCAGCGTCAAGGGCGCGATCGTCATTGCTCGCTACGGCGGTGGCTGGCGCGGCCTGAAGCCGAAGCTGGCGGCCATGCACGGCGCGGTTGGCTGCATCATCTACAGCGACCCGGCCGACGACGGCTTCGGCACCGGTGACGTCATCCCCTCCGGTCCCATGCGGCCGGAGTGGGGAGTGCAGCGCGGTTCGGTTGCCGACACCACGCTCTACGCGGGCGATCCGCTGACCCCCGGCGTAGCGTCCGTCCCAGGTGCAAAGCGCCTGGCGATCGCGGACAGCAAGGTCATCATGCCGATCCCGACCATTCCGGTCAGTTGGGGTGATGCGCAGCCTCTGCTCGCCTCACTGCAGGGCCGCACAGTGCCCGCCGGCTGGCGCGGAGCGTTACCGCTTACGTACAAGTTCGGCCCCAGCGCTTCCAAGGTTCACCTGAAAATCGAATCCGACTGGGGCACCAAGCCGGTGCTCGACGTGGTCGCCACCCTGAAGGGCTCCGAAGAGCCTGAGACGTGGATTGTTCGCGGCAACCACTATGACGGCTGGGTCAACGGTGCCGACGACCCGATCAGCGGGCAGTCCGCCATGATCGAAGAAGCACGCGCCTTGGGCGAGCTGCACAAGCAGGGATGGCAGCCCAAGCGGACGCTGGTTTATGCGTCGTGGGACGGGGAAGAGCCGGGACTACTGGGCTCGACCGAGTGGGCGGAGGCGCATGCGGACGAGCTGACCAAGCACGGCGCTATTTACATCAACTCCGACGAGAACGGCCGGGGCTTCTTTGGCGCGCAGGGATCGCAGAGTTACGAACTGCTGGTCAACGACGTGGTTCGCGAGATGACCGATCCCGAAAGCCACACCTCCGTTTTTGCCCGGCAGAAGGCAGCACAGCAGGCCGGTCGCGGCCGGGGCGGTGCTCGTCCCGATGCGGGTGAGGCGCGCGCGACCGTCGCGCTCGGACCGGCGGGCAGCGGCTCGGATTACGCCGGGTTTGTCGATCACCTGGGCGTCGCGTCGATCAACATCGGCTTTGGCGGCGAAGACCACAGCGGCACCTACCACTCCGCGTACGACACGCCGTGGCACTGGGACCAGTTCGCCGACAAAGACCAGGTCTACGGCAAGCTGTTTGCACAGACGGCAGGCACCATGGTCATGCGCGTGGCCGATGCAGACGTGATGCCGCTCAGCTTTCATGAACTCGCGCTGACTGTTCGCGATTACAGCGAAAATCTCAAGTCTGAGGTGAAGGATCTGCGTCAGGCGGCCGAGCGCCGCAACCGCGCCTTGCAGGCCGGTGCGTACAAGCTTGCAGACGATCCCAAGAACCCGCTTCTGCCGCCTCCAGCCTTGCCGGTGCCGCCCCAGATGGACTTCAGCACCCTGGATGCGGCGGTCAGTAGACTCGACGCGGCGGCGACGAAGTATGGCAGCGTTAGCGCTAACGCTGCTGCCCTGTCGTCAGCCCAGCGTTTAACCCTGAACAACGATCTGGCAGTCGCGGAGCGCAAGCTGCTGAGCGACGCCGGTCTGCCAGGCCGTCCCTGGGTGAAGCATTTGCTGTATGCGCCGGGCACCTACACCGGCTACGGCGCCAGCACCTTGCCAGGCGTTCGCGAAGCGGTCGAAGATGGGCGCTACGATGAGGCGCAGCAGCAGCTTGGCGTTCTGGTGCAGGCACTGACGAACGAGGCTGCTTATATTGAGAAACTCGCCGGCGAAGCTGGCGGGCAGTAG
- a CDS encoding FeoA family protein, which yields MHLAELSTGERAVVTGVAVSDAHCQLCGLGVVPGAEVEIVRHLSRKTMLIVRVDGSDVALRESTAQSVKIRRSE from the coding sequence TTGCATCTGGCAGAGTTGAGCACGGGAGAAAGAGCGGTTGTCACCGGCGTGGCGGTGAGCGATGCGCACTGCCAGTTGTGCGGGCTGGGCGTTGTGCCGGGCGCCGAGGTGGAGATTGTTCGCCACCTGAGCCGGAAGACCATGCTGATTGTGCGCGTGGACGGGTCCGACGTTGCTCTGCGCGAGAGCACGGCGCAAAGCGTGAAGATTCGCAGGTCCGAGTAG
- the feoB gene encoding ferrous iron transporter B encodes MEFQTIGLIGPPNVGKSTLFNRLTGLRQKVSNYSGVTVEHRSGRLRGTSKTVIDLPGVWTLTPSSEDQKIAVTILEGKQPHLPRLDAVLLVVDGTQFHKYSLLIGEVLARKLPTMLLINMADELEQRKGYIDPLAVARELHTPTTLISAARGTGMDAVHQWLKQDHSPANVLPVLQAGGNAAPCAPNCGDLTAAGAYRRPQHSTLTRAVDRWALHPVAGPILCLIFLLFAFQVIFRVAYPAGQALTNWLGDLGTRAGTILPDTILRAIVVDGIWNGIASILGFLPQILCMFLVITVLEDSGYMARAAVIADRTMGRVGLNGRSFLPLLSAYACAVPAIMATRAIPSKRDRIATILIAPFMTCSARLPVYALLIAAFIPARPLFAGPLGGVVGLQAATMMGLYLAGLLAALVTAMLLRSTVMRGQASAFAIELPNYRMPRLRTIALAIVDRSKVFLKQVATVILVLNLIVWFLAHLPLHNGQPSEVGSSILARIGSLIEPLLHPLGFNRPVGISLLTAFVARESVVSTLSTLYNSVHPGDLLRADIGMAGALALMIFFALAMQCTATLAVVRRETNSWKWPIAQFGYMTVLAYVAAFVTYRVALMLHL; translated from the coding sequence ATGGAGTTCCAGACCATTGGCCTAATCGGGCCACCGAACGTTGGCAAGTCGACCCTGTTCAACAGGCTGACCGGGTTGCGTCAGAAGGTGTCGAACTACTCCGGCGTGACGGTGGAGCACCGCAGCGGGCGGTTGCGCGGGACGAGCAAGACCGTCATCGACCTGCCAGGCGTTTGGACGCTGACTCCCTCCTCGGAAGACCAGAAGATCGCTGTCACCATTTTGGAAGGCAAGCAGCCGCACCTGCCACGGCTGGATGCGGTGTTGCTGGTCGTCGACGGCACACAGTTTCACAAGTACAGCCTGTTGATCGGCGAAGTCCTGGCAAGAAAGCTGCCGACCATGCTGCTGATCAACATGGCGGATGAGTTGGAGCAGCGCAAGGGCTACATCGATCCACTGGCCGTGGCACGCGAACTGCACACACCAACGACGCTAATCAGCGCGGCCCGTGGTACCGGCATGGACGCCGTTCACCAATGGCTCAAGCAGGATCATTCCCCTGCAAACGTCTTACCCGTGCTACAGGCCGGTGGCAATGCCGCTCCGTGCGCGCCGAACTGCGGCGACTTGACGGCGGCGGGTGCGTACCGCAGGCCGCAGCACTCGACGCTGACGCGCGCGGTGGACCGCTGGGCGCTGCACCCGGTTGCCGGGCCGATCCTCTGCCTGATCTTTCTGCTGTTCGCGTTCCAGGTGATCTTTCGCGTGGCGTACCCGGCGGGGCAGGCGCTGACGAACTGGCTGGGCGACCTGGGCACCCGGGCTGGGACGATCCTGCCGGATACCATTCTGCGGGCCATCGTGGTGGACGGCATCTGGAACGGGATTGCATCGATCTTGGGCTTCCTGCCGCAAATTCTTTGCATGTTCCTGGTGATCACGGTGCTGGAGGACAGCGGCTACATGGCTCGCGCGGCCGTAATTGCGGACCGCACCATGGGACGCGTGGGGCTGAACGGCCGGTCGTTTCTGCCGCTGCTGTCGGCGTACGCCTGCGCGGTGCCAGCCATTATGGCGACGCGGGCGATTCCGTCGAAGCGCGACCGCATTGCGACAATCCTGATCGCTCCATTCATGACGTGCTCGGCGCGGCTGCCCGTGTATGCGCTGCTGATTGCGGCGTTTATCCCGGCGCGCCCGCTGTTCGCGGGACCGCTGGGCGGCGTCGTCGGACTGCAGGCTGCGACGATGATGGGGCTGTATCTGGCGGGTCTGCTGGCGGCGCTGGTTACGGCGATGTTGCTCCGGTCTACGGTGATGCGCGGGCAGGCTTCAGCGTTTGCGATCGAGTTGCCGAACTACCGCATGCCGCGCCTGCGCACGATCGCGCTGGCGATTGTGGATCGCAGCAAGGTGTTTCTGAAGCAGGTTGCCACCGTAATCCTGGTGCTGAACCTGATTGTGTGGTTCCTTGCGCACCTGCCGCTGCACAATGGGCAGCCGAGCGAGGTGGGGTCGAGTATCCTGGCGCGCATCGGGTCGTTGATCGAGCCGTTGCTGCATCCGCTTGGGTTCAACCGGCCGGTTGGCATCTCATTGCTGACGGCGTTTGTTGCGCGTGAGAGTGTGGTGTCGACCCTGTCGACGCTGTACAACAGCGTGCATCCCGGCGATCTGCTGCGAGCCGACATCGGCATGGCCGGAGCGCTGGCGCTGATGATCTTTTTTGCACTGGCGATGCAGTGCACGGCAACGCTGGCGGTGGTTCGGCGTGAGACAAATAGCTGGAAGTGGCCGATTGCGCAGTTCGGCTACATGACGGTGCTGGCGTATGTGGCGGCGTTTGTGACGTACCGCGTTGCGTTGATGCTACACCTCTGA
- a CDS encoding magnesium transporter CorA family protein, with product MITFYVPVNGKLQADADARCDEALWIDLFDPSPDEEHRVEQELSLQIPTRAEMREVESSSALYRESHATFVTVRAVLRDPEEQPRLTSITLVRTDRVLITVRYGTPKAFHEFLLRVSKESAEVHSSISVMLCFLETLVDRDADILEEIGDSLDPVSREIFSQNAAAMKSIAAADLGGVLKSIGRSGDLASRVRESLHSVGRSVPFLLTEIHDDHAARVRLKTLASDVKSLLEHDNFLQTQIQFLLDSNLGLISIQQNAIMKALSVAAVVFLPPTLIGSIYGMNFEHMPELHWHFGYLYALGLMVLSALGPLLYFRWRRWL from the coding sequence ATGATCACGTTCTACGTGCCGGTGAACGGCAAGCTGCAAGCGGATGCGGACGCCCGCTGTGACGAAGCGCTTTGGATCGATCTGTTCGATCCTTCTCCGGACGAGGAACACCGCGTGGAGCAGGAGCTCTCTCTGCAGATTCCCACGCGTGCCGAAATGCGCGAGGTGGAGAGCAGCAGTGCGCTGTACCGAGAAAGCCACGCAACCTTTGTGACCGTCCGCGCGGTGCTGCGCGACCCGGAGGAACAGCCGCGGCTGACGTCGATCACCCTGGTTCGCACGGACCGCGTCCTGATCACGGTGCGCTATGGGACGCCGAAGGCATTTCATGAGTTCCTGTTGCGCGTGTCGAAGGAGAGTGCCGAGGTCCACAGCAGCATCTCAGTGATGCTGTGCTTCCTGGAGACGCTCGTGGACCGCGATGCCGACATCCTGGAAGAGATTGGCGACTCGCTGGACCCGGTGTCGCGCGAAATCTTTTCGCAGAACGCGGCGGCCATGAAGTCCATTGCAGCGGCAGACCTGGGCGGCGTGTTGAAGTCGATCGGGCGCAGCGGCGACCTGGCCTCGCGCGTGCGGGAAAGCCTGCACAGCGTTGGGCGATCAGTTCCCTTTCTGCTGACAGAGATCCATGACGATCACGCGGCGCGCGTTCGCCTGAAGACGCTCGCCAGCGACGTGAAGTCGCTGCTGGAGCACGACAACTTTCTGCAGACGCAGATTCAGTTCCTGCTGGACAGCAATCTGGGCCTGATCTCGATTCAGCAGAACGCCATCATGAAAGCGCTGAGTGTGGCGGCCGTGGTGTTTCTGCCGCCAACGCTGATTGGATCGATTTATGGCATGAACTTTGAGCACATGCCGGAGCTGCATTGGCACTTCGGCTATCTGTATGCGCTGGGGCTCATGGTGCTGTCGGCGCTGGGGCCGCTGCTGTACTTCCGATGGCGACGGTGGCTGTAG